From the Priestia filamentosa genome, the window TCATAGCAGCGACCACATCATTATCATGCCCTGCCCAATCAATCTGACTTCCTTCCACCATCAAAAAGAATCCATTCTCATTTTGATTTAAACGTTTGATAGCCGATTTCGTCATTTCTTCGGCTGAAGGAGTGTTAGCACTGCGGTCGATTGCTTTATCTAGACCACCATCAGCAAACAGACCTAGAACTTGTTCATCTTTATTTTTTACTAACTCTTTTTTGTTTGTTACGTATCCATAGCCGTCTTTCTCAAATTCTTGTGTTAGGTCGCGATCATCCCGAATAAAGTTTTTCTTTCCTCCACCAAGCAAAACATCTATTTTATGTTCACCATTAATCATTTCGTCATAATAATCATTTGCAATCTCATTCATGTTATCGCGATGGTGATCGTGTGCACCGAACGATGCTGGAGTTGCATGGGTGATTTCTGATGTAGCCACTAGACCTGTTGACATGCCATTCTCTTTAGCTTGCTCTAAGACTGTTTTAATTTCAGATTTATCATTATCTACTGCAATCGCATTATTATACGTTTTTTCCCCACCTGACATAGCTGTTGCAGCAGCTGCAGAGTCTGTAATATTTTCTTTATCATCTTCTGGATAAGTCGTTTGTACTCCAATAAAATGTTCATCAAATGTTGTGAGTTCACGTTCTGGTGTTTTAGGGTTATCTGTCATGTATCGATGAGCTGTCATATAAGAAGGGCCCATTCCATCTCCAATCAAAAAGATAACATTTTTGATATCTGGGTTTTCTTTCTTAATCTGTTCTACAGCTTCAGCATGCATGGCATTTTGAGTTTGTTTTGCTGTTTGTACTTGAGGCTGTTGTTCTGCTTCTACTTTATCATAGACTGTTACTCCAATTAAACTCCCAAGTGCAATCGTAGTCACAGTAGCAAATGGTACAACTTTTTTAGTGAAAACTTTCTTAAACACAACAAATCTCTCCCTTTTCTTCTAAGATGTATATCACCAATAATTCAAAGGTAAAGGAGAAGTATAAAGTTAGTATAAATATAATGTTAAGATATTGTTAAGTAAGACTATTATTTCAATTCACAAAGATTTACTCAAGGTAATAAACTTTTTAAAGAATAAAGATCAAAAAAGGTTGTCTAAAGTAAAAGAAAAAGCGAAAACTTATTGTGACTGAATAGGTATAAGCCTTTTTACTTCCATGACCATGTTTTATATAAACTAGGACTATATTCTCGTTCTGAACTTATAGCTACAAATGGATCCACATAACTCAATATAGCGAAATGAATTATTCTATAATCACTCACCCCATTTTTACTTAATCATTAAAATAGTGTAAGCTGTTTTTACTTAATAGTTAGTGTAAAATTGAAATAAGAAATATAGACCGAGGTATAGAGGTGAAATTAAATGTTTGAACAAATAGATAGGAAAAAGGTGAAGCTAGATACCTTACGTCCTTTGCCTAAATATACATTAAAAAGTTTGCGTGAAAAGCTATTGCTTGAATGGACATATAATACCAATGCTATTGAAGGTAACACATTAACAATAAATGAAACAAAGGTTGTGTTAGAAGGGATTACTGTCGGCGGTAAAACGATGCGAGAACATTTGGAAGTCATCAATCATCGAGATGCGATTGCATACGTTGAAGAAATTGTGCAAAAAGGAGAGCCATTAACAGAATGGCAAATAAAAAATCTCCATCGACTAGTTTTAAAAGGAATTGATGATGAATACGCAGGTGTATATCGTGATCAACAAGTGTTTATTGCTGGCGCAAGACATACACCACCAGCGCCTTATTTAATCAAGGAACAAATGGAACAGTTAATCAATTGGTATGAGAATGAAGCACAAAAGTTACATCCAGTGGAGCGAGGAGCTATGCTACATGCAATATTCGTTGGAATCCATCCGTTCATTGATGGCAATGGACGTACATCTCGCCTTCTCTTAAATTTAGAATTGATGAAAGCTGGTTTTCCTGCAGTGGTTATTAAAGTAGAAAATCGATTAGCTTATTATGAAGCATTAGATAAATCTCATACAACAAAAAATTATCATGATTTCATTCAGTTAATTGTAAAAGAAGTAGAAGATTCATTAAATCTTTATTTAAGTGCTCTGTCTTAAGATCATTAAGGTCTTTTTTCTTTTTATAACTGTATAATCCTGTTCACTAATGTTGATTATAGGACTCGAATTTTGTATTTAGTGTCGTAAACACATCAAAAGATAAATGCAAAATTTGAGTCTATATTTGTTTATTTTCTTTGCAACAACTATTATATGCTTGTGGAAATGCACTCTACATCTTCCAGCAATCCCCTTGTTGCTAATTTATTTCTCTTTCACACAAAAAGAAAGCTTTTTATTTGGTGTGGTACTTGCTTTCCGAAAGGAAAACATCCCCGCACCTACCATAAGGCTCCTTGTCGTACTTTTACCTAAACCCGGTTAATAAACTTTATATGTATAGTAATCCTAAAAACTGGTTAAACTGATAAAGTATTCTCCCCTTTTCGTATATATAAAAAACCCTTTGCTATTACTGAGCAAAGGCTTCTTTTTTATTAAAAGGAATTTAGAATTAAATTAGTTTACATAAAATATGTGAGAGATAGTAAAAAGCGCAAATTTGTTGATTGCCAACGAGTTTGTGCTTTTTCTTTTTACATAGTAATATTTTCACGGTCGTTTTTTGCACCAGAACTGTAAATTTCGTCTTTGAAGTATTAACACTACTTTAACTAAATTAAAATATAAAATTTATAATCTATACATAGAGTTTTGTTACATTTAACTTGCTGTCTGAAGAGATGGTAATCATACATATATGAGGAGGAAAAGTACGTGAAAAAAGGTGCAAGAAAATTGATTTCAGTTGCCTTAACTCTAAGCATTGTGGGTGGGTTTGGCAATACGGTTTCTTTTGCAGCAGGTGATTCAAATTCTACTAATATTAGTAAGGTAACTGTAACATTTCATGGCGACTCTACCCATTCTAAAGGCTTCACTTGGTACACTTCACTTGATTCCAAGAACAGTGATTTACAGGTTGTGAAAAAGACAGGTGCAAAGAGGCCTGATTTCAAGAAGAAATCTTTACTTTTTTCAGGCAGCTCAACCCTATCTACAAATTCTCAAGAAGAGTATGTACATAAAGCAGTAGCAACTGGACTTAAGGAAGATACTGAATACTATTACCGTGTTGGAGATGCATCCTTAAATAAATGGAGTGAAGTAGGTTCTTTTACCACAGCTCCTAAAAAAGGTGCTTTTACATTTATTGATTTGGCCGATACTCAAGCTAAAACAGAAGATGAAGCGTTCCTTTCGTCTCAAACCATTTCAAAGGCTTTAGATACTGTCCCTAACGCTGAATTCATGATGCACAATGGCGACGTAGTTGACGATGGAGTCAAAGAGGAACAATGGGATTGGCTTCTAGGTCACTCTCAGGAAAGCTTACTAAATATAACGGTTGCTCCTTCTGCAGGGAATCACGAGGATGAAAATTATGCTTTTATCGACCACTTTAATCTGGATGTGCCTGAAAACTCCGCTACCGAAACAGGTGCTTATTATTCTTACGATTACAGTAACGCTCACTTTGTTGTCCTTAATAGCAACGAGGATTCTGAGCAACATGCTAACTTTTCAGAAGAACAAATTGAATGGTTGAAGGAAGATGTAAAAGCAGCCAAAGCTAATGGCGCTAAGTGGGTTATTGTTAACATTCATAAAGGCCCATATACGACTTCGAACCATGCAACAGATGATGATATCATGGGTCCGAACGGGGTTAGAAATCAGGTAGCACCCCTCATGGCGGAGCTTGACATTGACTTTGTCCTTCAAGGGCATGATCATATCTATGCACGTACGAAACCAATAAAGAGTGATGGTGTAGCTTCAGTAACAGAAAAAATTACAGAAACTAAAAAAGGACAAACTGTTGAATATACCGTTAATCCGGATGGCACGATTTATTTAATCCCTGCGACAGCTGGACCAAAAGTATATTATAAAAATCAAGATCCTGTACTTGGAAAAGCTTACTATAATCTTTTTGAAGTAGCCGATGAAAATCATGCAGCGATTTATGGACCAGATCCAAGCGATAATAGACGTCCAGTACGCGGCCAAATTCAAAACTTTGTCGGTATTACCATTAATAAAGATAAACTGACCGCCGTAACTTACGAGATTGATCAAAACAAGAATAATGCAGAACCTTATATTATTGATAAGTTTGGTATAATTAAGAAATAACATCTTTTTAAAAGTATACAAATTCAGTTACCGTAATGTTGATTATAGGAAATATAAGCGTAATTTTATAAAAAAGTTTGATTAAAATCCTGTGATTACAGGATTTTTTTCTTTAACTAAAAGGACAAGTTAGTGAAATAAATAAGCTACATAATAGAGCAGTTCCTAGCCTTTTTTTATAAATAACTAATAAGGTAACTTATATTGTCTCTATTTTTTCATCTTACTTCATCTTTAAATGCTTCATCTTGCCATTTTTGATAAAGGTAGATAAGGATAGCTATAGAAATCATTAAAAAGAAAAGTCCAATTGAATTAATGTGGTTTACTTTATAAATTTCAGTCTATTCAAAGATAGGATGAACAACAAATGCTTGAAATAAATCGAATAGTAGATTAAGGACCATATAAAAGATAAAACTTGGATAAGAAAGATAGAAAATAATTACTGTTCCTACAAGAAAAGCACCATACACGAAAGGTGTTATATTGGTTAGGAAAAAGATATTCTCTTTGATAATCCACCAGTCTAACTTTTCTGCTATTTGAAAAACCACTGTAAGGACAAGCGCAGCAAACAGCCCTACAGGCATAAATCGTTTAATACGTTCTTTATTAAACAAAGGTAATAGAAACCAAGGTCCAACAAGGAGAAGCCACAGGATAATTTGTGCCATTTGTGCACCTCTACATTAGTTAATAGTATACTTATTATGTAACGAAAAATAGTTTCTATGCTTCTAACTTTTAAACATTTAGCGTATAGCAAAATATAAGACAGTTATAAAAATTTCAGATCACATAATGTTCATCATAAGAACTAAATAAGAACTAAAAAAAGCTTGCGCCAGATTGGCTACAAACTTTTAGATTCTAATAAAATCCTTCTAACCTTTATACAGTGTTATTTTGATTCATTAAAAAAATTCTTTCTTGTTTGTAGTTAGTAAAATATACAGCCGGAATTACCTACTTATTTATTTTGTATTTTCTCTAAGTATTTAATGACTTTTGCTACATCTTCTTTCGTAATCTCTGCGTTTTCCCCTGTACGAATTGCCGAAGCCATTTGCGTATAGTACATCAAATAATTTCCTTTTATGATATGTCTTTTCTCCATTGTTCCATCCAACTTATGAAAATCATATAGGGCATTATCTCCGTAATTAGGATCTAGAGGCCTTACTCCTTGTATTAACTGTGCCTCTTGTTCGCCCATCTTATGGAATTGATAAGTTCCATTAGGTGTCTGGATTGTATATCGTGGTTCCTCAACTATAGCTGCAGAGCTATGTTTAATTCTTGCTACATAATCACCGTAATCAAAAAGAACTTCAAACCAATCATTCACATTTGAACCTTCTCTAACTTTTTTTGTTATGGAATATAAATCTTTTGGTTCACCAAATAATTGGATGGCTTGATCAATAAAGTGAGCTCCTAAATCAAAAACAAAGTTTGCTCCTTCGTAGCCTTGTTCACGCCATTTTTCTTTCTGTACTGGATAATTGAAATCCCAGACCATACTCACTTCATATATTTTTTCAAAAGCACCTTGCTTTTTTAATTCAGATAGAGTTAAAAAGTCGCCATCATATCGTCTATTATGGTAAGCCGAAATAAATAAGCCTTTTTCATCTGCGATTCTATTTAGTTCAACAGCTTCTTCATATGTTGCTGTATAAGGTTTTTCAACAAGAACATGTTTATTTTTTTCTAACGCTTGCTTTGCATGATCAAAATGTAAATGACTAGGTGTTGTTATGACTACTAGTTCGATTTCTTCATCCTCTAAAAGCTCTTGATAATCTCTTACAAGATTGATATATGAATAATCTTGTTTTGCTGTATCACCATGACGTTGTACAACTGTTTTTAGTTTAAAATTCTCATGAGCATGTATAAATGGGCAATGAAATATACTTCCTGAAAATCCATATCCTAATACACCAGTAACAATTGGTTTCATATTATCCCCCTTTTTAACTTTAACCTATCAAGCTTTTCTATTTTATAAGGCCTATTTGTTTAAAATAATTCAATGTTTGTTTTGCTATTTTAAAGGGAGCACCAGCAGGAGCTGGATACATATCTTGTTCAACAACAGCTTCTCCAGTATATTGAATACACTCAAGGGTTTTGGTTAGTTGAACAAAATCAACATCCCCAGATTCTGGGTCACACATAACTCCTGATTGGACGCCCTGCGCAAAAGCCCATTCGTTTTCTTCCATTTTTTCTCGAATGCTTTTATTACAGTCCTTTAAATGTAAGTATTTGATACGATCTTTATGTTTTTGAATAAAGGTGTTGGGATTTCCTCCAGAATACAGATGATGTCCTGTATCCAAACAAAGATCGATATCAATATCCCTTAAAAGTCTTTCAATCTCTTCTTCCGTCTCTACATGTGTTTCTGCATGTGGATGAAAAACAATTTGAATATCGGATTTAGCTTTAACATAGTCTACTATTTTTTTTATATTACCAATCATTTGATTCCATTCATCATCATTAAGTTCTTTACTTGCGATACGATCGCCAGTAAAGAGATCTGTATACATTCCATCGATTAAAACTAAATACTTTGCGGACGAAAAGTGACATTGTAATGAGAGAATTTTATCTAAGGTTTCATAAATAGGTTGAAGATCATTAATAAATACGATATCCGTCATTAATGTGGTTGCAATTAGCTCCAAATCTCGTTTAGAGAGCTCTTCTTTTAATCTAATTGGATCCGTAGGCAAATAACCCCATGGTCCTAACTCCAAAGTTTTATAACCTGCTTCTTGCATTTCATCTAAACATTGCTCCCATGATACTTGTTTTGGATCATCGGAAAACCATATTCCCCAAGAGTCAGGGGCAGTTCCTATTCTTATAGACATAGAGATGTATCCTTTTCCTCGACTCTTTCCCATTGGTGTGTCTTAGCAGATTTTAAAATAGCTTGAATGCATGTATCAATTTTGGCCCCAAATTCAAAGTTACACACATACTCTGCATCATTTGTAAATGCATTTAATACCTTAGCCACTTCAATCACCTTCATATCATTAAAGCTAATATTAATACCTGAAGCTGGTTGAAATACACCATAATCTCCATGATCTGGACCCAACAATATATTTCTAAACCCTCTATGCGTACTTTCTTCATTATGGAAGTAAACATTAACCTCATTTAGTCTCTCTAAATTAAAGGTAGCTGTACCTAAAGTGCCTTGAATTTCAAACGCTAAATAATTTTTTCTTCCAGTACCAATACGACTTGTAGATAATTGACCAATGGCCCCGGATTGATATAGAGCTGTAAAAGCCATATAATCTTCTGTTTCAACACTTGCCATTTCTGATGCGCCGGTTTTGGCTGGTCTCTCAGGAATATAGATTTTTGAAACAGCATTAACAGATTCAATATCTCCCATAATATATTGCGAAACACTTAATAGATGAGAGCCTAAATCGCCCAATGCTCCACTACCAGCTTGTTTTACAAGGTGTCTCCACGTAATAGCAATGGAAGGGTCAAGAAGCATGTCTTGATCATAACGTCCATCAAATCGCATGATTTCTCCTAACTTTCCTGACTGTACTAATTGTTTCATATATTCAGTGGCAGGATTCATAACGTTATTAAAGGCTACATAATTTAACACACCTTTTTCCTTCGCAATTTTTGCTAATTCTTTTGATTCCTCTGCACTTAGAGATAATGGTTTTTCACAATATACATTTTTTCCATTTAATAAAGCAGCTTTTGCTATTTCATAATGAAAAACATTTGGAGTGACAATGTCAACAATATCAACCTCATCTGAATTAATGATATCCATCCAATTTGTCGTCCATTTTTCAAAACCAAATTTCTTAGCTTCCCTCTTAGAAACGCCTTCATTTACATCCATAATCATTTTAAAAACGGGCTTACCTATTTTATCTCCATATAAACTAAAGGCAGTTGTATAGGCATTCACATGTGCTTTACACATCCATCCGGCTCCAACCATTCCAATCCTCACTTTTTTACTCATCTATTATCCCTTCCTTATAAGTTATTTGCTATTATGTAGATAGTATAATTTGTTTATGGTTAAGAATCATCGGATAAAATTGCTCAATAAATATCAAAATATTGCTGTGGAGGTTAGGATGAAAGTAAATGAACTTGGAGTTTTGCCCAGCTCGGAACTTTATGTACATACCCCTAATGAATTTTCAAGAAAACATTTATTTACGATTCATTTTGCAGGCCGTTATGACTGTGACATGAATTACATTATTGAAAGAAATTTTCATGACTATTATCTACTTCTTAAAGTAATTCGTGGACAACTTCGATTAGAATTTGAACAACAAACTTTTACTGTAAATGCTGATGAATTACTACTTTTTGATTGTCGTATTCCTCATAAATATTATGCAACAGCACCCCTTTCTTTTGAATTTATTCATTTCAATGGAAATGTCAGTAAAGAATTTTATGATATGATTATCCAATCATATAGCCCAGTTATATCAGTGATAAATGAAATGGAGATTATAAGGACAATAGACAATATTTTTCACATGTTAGAACATAATGAGATAAGTGATTTTAAAGCTTCATACGAAGTCCATAAAATATTAAGCTGTTTATTGGAGGGAAATCATACCTTATCTTCAGAATCCGACTTAAAGGATGTTATGACATTCATTGATGAAAATAGTGAAAAGCCTTTAAATATTAGTGATTTAGCTGATATAGCATCACTTAGTGTCTATCATTTTTCGAGAAAATTTAAAAAGTTTACCGGTTTGTCACCCCATGAATATGTCATTTTTAAAAGATTAACACATGCTAAATCATTACTAAAAAATACGAGCTTCTCCATAAACAAAATATCCGACATGATTGGATTTAGTTCACCTTCACATTTTATTGCTACCTTTAAAAAACATATGAATATGACTCCGAAAGAATTTAGGAATTTCCGTTTTTAGAGATAAATCGATTTATAGTGTCACTTTCCATTTTAATTATCCGGATAGTTATGTAGACAAGTTGTATATATAATGCTTTTTTCCCCTGGATGTTTTATCTATTAACTGTATGATATATATGTTATATTCCGATTTATGGTTAGCTGTTTTGAACAACACAGAGATAACTTTGCAGAAAAAGATAAAGAATTGTGTAAAACACAATTGACAATGATTATCATTACCATTAGTATTAGTTTGATGTAATTATTAAAGTATTGAATAATTACTAATTACATACATTTTGATACAGAGGATGGTTGTTAACCTCCCCTATACATTAAGGAGCAGATTAAACTGAAAAAGCTATTTATACCCTTTCTACTCTTGTGTGTCCTTATTCTCAGCGCTTGTGGAAATGACGAGAAATCGAATACGAAAAACTCATCAGAAACTGAAAAAGGAACGTTTACTTATCAATCAGAAAATGGTCCTGTTAAAGTACCTAAAAACCCGAAAAGAATAGTTGCTCTGACGAATGGACCGAATGTACTGGCTTTAAAAGGAAACCTTGTTGGAATTGACGAATGGAGCAGTACAAATCCTCTCTTTAAAGAAAAGTTAAAAGGAGTAACCGTTGTATCAGAGGATGATTTAGAGAAAATCATTGAACTAGATCCAGATTTAATTATTGCAGGATCTCAAATGAAAAATATTAATAAACTAAATGAGATTGCTCCAACTGTCGTATATACTTGGGGTAAGTTAGACTATTTAACACAGCAAGAGGAAATTGGAAAACTCTTAAATAGAGAAAAAGAAGCAAAAGAATGGGTTAACGATTTCAAAAAACGTGCAAAATCAGCAGGAGAAGCAATACGAGCAAAAATTGGTGAAGATGCCACTGTTTCTGTAATTGAAAATGGAACAAAAGAATTTTATGTATTTGGAAACAACTATGCTCGAGGAACAGAAATACTGTATCAAGCAATGGAACTAAACATGCCAGAAAAAGTAAAAGAAACAGCTCTTAAATCAGGTATTCATACAATCTCAACTGAATTGCTTCCTGAGTTTGCTGGAGATTACATTATTCTTAGTACCACCCCTGATGGTGATAATTCATTTTTAAAAACGGATACATGGAAAAACATACCGGCAGTTCAGAACAATCATGTATTTAAAATTAATACTAAAGCATCTACCTACAGCGATCCAATCACTCTAGAGTATCTTCTGAAATTTTTTGAAGACTCTTTTCTTAAAAACTGATATATAAAGAAGGCATTCTTTCATTAAGAATGCCTTCTTTACTTTCTTTTTATAAAAATAAGTAACAAGTTGACTCTTTTATTAGTATTCGATTTGAAAAAGAAGGAACAATAAAGTATAATTGATTATGATAATCATTATCAATTATGGCGGTGGATAGATGAGTGATCAAGTATATCCTGAAACAGAATTGCAGAAAACACTTGTTATTAATTCTTTATTAGATTTGGGCATTTATAAAAAAGGAAACAAACATCTGTATGAACTCACTCTAATAGAATTAGAAGAATACTACGATGTAAAGAGACATATGTAAACCAAATAACTCTTAGAATTTCATTTTATTCATCTATAGATTACTTTATTCTGTTCTAAAGCTTTCTCCCCATAGTCAAAATTATATCCATTTAAGGGTACATGACATGATTGTAGAAAGGATATAACATGATTCTCTTGAGAGATGTGGCAAGATACGAATACAGTCAACTACCTGTCCCTAGTCGTAGTTATAAGAAACTTCAACATAATGGATGATTCTCTTTTTACTTTATAAAGAAGAATGAATGACAAAGATTAAATAACTATTTACATGATGGAGAGTGATTTAAGTGCAAGCTAGTGCAACTGATATCTTTAAAAAATTAGGTGTTGAAGAACTTAACACTCCTTTGCCTCATACATCTAGGTTGGAAGGAAGATATCCTGGAGAAGAAATCATTGATTATGTTTTAGGGTCAATGATACATATCTATTATAGACAAGAAGTAATGGATGAATTAGAAACATTAGATTCTGTAATTTCTAATAATAAAGGTGAGAAGTGGGTGAATGTTAAAGAACTCTTCTCTGTGATAGGGAAAGACAGTAGAGAAAATCTGGAGTATGGAATTTCAAGGGCTTATGAGTTTGGTTATGTGAATGTAGTATTATTTAATGGAGTAAGATATTTTAATCTAACTGATAAGTGTGAGAACGTAAAATTATATGAGGTTTAACCTTATAAATACAAAAGCTTATACTAGAAAGTTTGAGCTTTTGTTATAACCTTTAGCCTTCTTATAGAAAAGGCCGCCCAATATCCATTCATGGATAAGGCGGTCTTAAGTATATTTATGACTAACTAATAGAAAAGTAAGTCTTAGTAGTATGGATCTGTATAGATTACTTTCTAACTTAAACTCTAGTGAGATAACACTAGAGTTCCGTTCTCTGATCCACTTTAGAATTTTGCTTGAAAGGAAAAACTAGAATTTACACTTTGCTGCCAATAAGGCAACTTTAAAATATTTTCAAAAGAATAATTGTAGTTTATTATAGGATATAGTTGTTATTATTCAGGAGGCATTTATATGAGATTGACATTAATGAAGTCTAAAATCCATCGTGCAACAGTGACAGAAGCTAACTTGAATTACGTAGGGAGCGTCACTATTGATGAAGAAATCCTTGAAAGTGTTGGATTATTACCAAACGAGAAAGTACAGGTTGTTAACATCAATAATGGCGAAAGAATCGAAACTTATGCAATTAAAGGGGAAAAAGGTAGTGGGGTTATTTGTCTAAATGGAGCAGCAGCCCGTTTATTCCAACCCGGTGATTTAGTAATTATTATTGGTTATGCTGATATGGAAGAAGAAGAAGCCAAAGTCCATAAACCCAAAGTAGCTATTATGGGCGAGAATAATGTAATAGAAGAAATGATAACAGATGAGAATCATGGTGAGAAAAAGGGGACATTAGCCCTCTGATAAAATAAAAAGTATGTAAAAGGATAAAGCTTTTTATTTGTTGCGGAATCTAATGTATATTAATCTATAAAACTGGTCAAACTAATAACACATTCCCCATTCGTATAAATTTGAGAATCCTTTGCTGCTGATCAGCAAAGGATTCTTTTTAATTACAGTTAGTTCATTATAAGTTAGGTAACGTAAAATAGATTATTAAAAGAGAAAAAGAGCAAATTCGTTCAACAACACCGAATTTGCTCTTTTGTGTCCAAGCTTTCTGATCCTCTAGCTGCTTTATTTGGTATGGAACGTTGGAACGACAATACAATCATCAAATTTTTGCTTTTGAACGAACTAATAACGAGTTTTATAAGTTCTGAGGCAGGGCATTTTTCCAATACAATTCCCTTTTTGGATAGAGGAAATAGCTGAATTTCGAATCAATCTAAAAATCGCGCCACAACTAGGGAGAGATGTTTACATCATTTTATTTACCCTTAGCCATATTGAAAAAATTATCTTGCTTCGGAAATCCTCTCCGTCCACTCTCCAACAAATTCAGCTTCATTATAAGAATAGAAGTTTTTTAGAATCTCCTCACGATTATCAGAGAATAACTGGTCTG encodes:
- a CDS encoding Fur-regulated basic protein FbpA, giving the protein MSDQVYPETELQKTLVINSLLDLGIYKKGNKHLYELTLIELEEYYDVKRHM
- the panD gene encoding aspartate 1-decarboxylase; amino-acid sequence: MRLTLMKSKIHRATVTEANLNYVGSVTIDEEILESVGLLPNEKVQVVNINNGERIETYAIKGEKGSGVICLNGAAARLFQPGDLVIIIGYADMEEEEAKVHKPKVAIMGENNVIEEMITDENHGEKKGTLAL